From the Pocillopora verrucosa isolate sample1 chromosome 11, ASM3666991v2, whole genome shotgun sequence genome, the window atttttcacaacaCACATGgttttgaaaattggggaataaCACTTGGATACTCCCCAGATCTAGCTGGGCAAAGTTAAATTATGTGCTGCACTTAAACCAGTCACACGTGAGTGAAAATTTTTGATGGATTATaactttaaagtttaaatttgcacatacatacatacttgcagttgaaaaatttaaaccaaaaaaCATCTTAAAGGGCGAAAActtttctgttaatttctaGGATGATGTGCAGATCTTGAGTAGCACACCTGTCTCCACCAGTCAAGCAAAGCGTGAAATGGGAACCGAGCAGGTCAGTAAGGCACTGTTTTTCTATGAGCAGTGATGATAGTTGTTATGGGGTGATACAGTATAAAGAGAAATGCGAacgaatattttttcaaaaatcaacaaaattaaaTCAGCAAGCCTAAAAGAAAATACTATATGATATGCGATAAGTCTCAAGAATAGTCTTAGGCTGCAGTAAAAAATCTTATTCGCACAAGATCATATTCTGTTCCATTTTCACAATTTAAATGCAAGTACGAGGAGGTTTCAAAATTGCATTAGGAACCAAACGAAAACAGAGGGGCGTGGAAAGGGACTTGAATTCCAAACTAAATTAAGTCCAGGAGTAACGAGGCCCTATGAGGAGGGGGGTTCAGCATCCCATATTTCATTAACTTTTGGCCTAAATATCCCGTATCCCCCACTTTGAGTTTCGATTTCTGAGAATATCTTTCTTAATTATCCTGTATCCTGTAAATTCTTCCCCAAAATATCCCATATCCCTATGAATTTTTACTTAATATATCATATCCCAATAACCCCTTATGAGACCTCAGTAACATAACCTCAGTAACATAACATCCATTATCATTTTATAGGAAGATGAGAACCATGGAAACACTGAACAAAATTGTGAATACAGTAACAATATTGAACTCCCCGTATTCAAAATGGGAAAGAAGAATCATTACACCATTAGAGAAGCAACCAGTGTTCTGTTGTGCTACGAGGAGCAatgaaagaacaaaaagacaCCACTCAGGGTTAGACAAAACATGCCTTCCTCATCGATGGAGTAATTTAACACACTGGGAAGACAGGAAAAGTGACATGAATGGCACATTCCCTAAAGTGCTTAGGATTGGAACCTGGACTCTCCATATCGGAGTTGAAATGGATGTTTAGATCCTCGTGAAGAAAAGAATCCCTTTAACCTGTGATAGCCAAATGCACATTCATATCAATTCTGAAATGAACAGCTATGCTActccttttctttttgtctgACGAGGGTGGTAACATACTGCACAATACATGCTTCCTGCAATATCACCTGGAagatgacaatgataatgaagATCTGGTGTTTGATGTGGCACCACATGGTAATTGTGAAAATGGAAAACACCGTTCTACCTGACCCAGAAAAGTACATTAGATGCGATGAAAGCTGAAGTCTATAAAAATGCCCCCTCTGTTGCCTCTAGGAAGGTTTCAAGTGCATCTGGTGGAATGCTTGGTGCACAGCAGCTGGGAAAACTGCCAAGGTCTAGAAAACAGCTTTATGATCTAAAACGCAAGGCCAAAACCAGAGACCAGGTAGATGAGCCATCACTGTATTCTCAATCTAAGGACAAGCCATTCATTATCAAGCATCATGATGTACCTGAGGATCTCTGGGTGCTCAGTAAAGCCCACATGAACAGGGATCTTTCCCAGTTTTGTACTTCGGAAATCAGAAGTCACCCATTTTGTGTAGATCCCACATTtaactttggaaaatttgaagTAACTCCATTTTCCTACAACACCTGCTGTTGAAATCAACAAGAACCAATGAAGCTCCTGTCTTCATCGGACCAACTGCTTTACATTGTAGTAAGTCGAAAACTGTCTATAAGAACATTGCATCTGCTGTTTTTGCAAGCTGTCCAGAATTGTCAAGAAAGGCTCGTGTATCTGTAACAGATTGAGAAAAAGCTCTGTTGGATACACTAGCAGAAACAATGCCAAAGGCTACTGGCCTAAGGTGCTTTAACCATTCTAGGGAAAATCGCAAATCTAAATTGAAATCTGTGGAAATAACCAAGAAGCAAGAACAAATGTTTTTCTATGGAGCGTTATTAGGGtcaaatttagaaaacaaattatgttaTGGTGTTTGATATTTCATTCAGCCGAACTACAGAATTATGTTCCAGCGTTGCATGGAATTATGTTCGGCTCTTTTAACTTcaataaaaaatgcaataaactaTGTTCGGCTCTCTTAGAATTGTGTTGGGAGTATTTCACTTATAACTAGGCTGGCAGTTTTTTTGAGTTTAGTCCAATTTTGTTCGGCTCCTCCGAATTACGTTCGGAATGCGGCTACTTGAATTATGTTCGGCAAGAAGACTGGTAGCCTCGCGATAAGAAATTCATGAGGAGTCCCGGGGCGAGAAACATTTCCCGCGCTCTCTATAATTTATTCTAATTATTACCAGTGTTCGTGTACTGTTCTGTCGAACATGGCAGACAACAAACGTGGAAGAGGCGATCGCGACGAAAACCAAGAAAATCGAAACGAATGCAAAAGTGCTAAAGCAATTAAACTTCTACGGGAAGTTACCTCGCTTCTCAGTGAGGGTGATAGCGAACCATATCAACCGGCAGCTGAACAGATTAGTCAAGCACATGGTCAGGTTGGAGCAAGTGGTATTGTGCAAAATTTCCGCAAACTGTTTGCCCCCTACAGTGTTCATAACAGTACTCCTTTGTCATCTTCGAGGCAAACCAAGAGGAACTATCCTAAACCAAAACTATTTCAGCCAAAAGAAACGTGGACACACAAGTTCTTCTGTTTGGCTGCGAAAGACCAGTCCCGAGCTCCAACAAGAGCAGCCAAATTTGCCTTACAACAGGCTGGCCTGGGCAGACGAAAAATCTGCTTTcataacaaagcaaagttcGCTGAGTTTCGGCAAAAGTTAGAGGAAGCGTTTCCAAAGCTCTGCGAAGGTGGGGGGTTTGAAATAATGCGAACCGGTCATCAGGGTAGTAACTCCTCCCTCACCACCATAACACCTCCGGCAAGTGGTTACTCGGTACCTTTCCTACGAGACAGCTCCGGTCTGGGGCAGGCTCTGGCGTACATTCGACCCCTGCAACGCGACTTGGACAGCAATCCTGTATTTGAGGTAACATTCCTTCTCCTTATTGTTGTTCTGATCGATATAGCCTggaaatctttatttttttaaatttaagggTCTTAAGCATATGCTGGTCATTTAATTTTAGTCAAGTTTTATTATGTCTGAGCTTTGTTCACCCCAAAATATGACAGTTTATTATATGGGTTTGAACCCTGGCCAGGGCACTgcgttgtgttcttaggcaagactCATTACTCTCAccgtgcctctctccacccaggtgTATAAATTGGTACAGCTGGGTACCAGCGAATTTActgctgggggtaaccctgcacTGGAgtagcatcccatccagggagaCTAGAAATACTCCTAGTTGCTTGTTCTGTACTTATTACCTGGTAAAAAAAGGTCATCTTAGCAAAAAAGCGCAGGAAACACACACAGTTGAACTGGaagagtattttaaaaattgatgcGCACCTGTTCCCTTTTttcctgggcccagttgttcaaaga encodes:
- the LOC136284378 gene encoding uncharacterized protein isoform X2 — translated: MISRYALLHALQLKLSFVRGRVACWLVRLTPHPASSFGQGVSLCFEDDLQIDDVQILSSTPVSTSQAKREMGTEQEDENHGNTEQNCEYSNNIELPVFKMGKKNHYTIREATSVLLCYEEQ
- the LOC136284378 gene encoding uncharacterized protein isoform X1, giving the protein MISRYALLHALQLKLSFVRGRVACWLVRLTPHPASSFGQGVSLCFEDDLQIDDVQILSSTPVSTSQAKREMGTEQMRTMETLNKIVNTVTILNSPYSKWERRIITPLEKQPVFCCATRSNERTKRHHSGLDKTCLPHRWSNLTHWEDRKSDMNGTFPKVLRIGTWTLHIGVEMDV